A DNA window from Impatiens glandulifera chromosome 7, dImpGla2.1, whole genome shotgun sequence contains the following coding sequences:
- the LOC124910214 gene encoding uncharacterized protein LOC124910214, which yields MMMLQLLHFNPSFHYHKTTSLSSSTATRSTKTNPDIGSLIRPNLLPLKCRRRRQPHQWRSFISSSIPPLDLTEDNINQVLTDARAEFPQIFDPSVNITGEVRLVELDGPFVTIGLKGRFWHTRATVLARIGNYLKQRIPEIMEVDIEDEKQLDDSPENF from the exons ATGATGATGCTTCAACTGCTACATTTCAATCCTTCCTTCCATTATCATAAGACCACATCACTCTCCTCTTCTACTGCAACCAGATCGACGAAGACGAACCCTGATATTGGCAGTCTCATAAGACCAAACCTACTACCGTTGAAATGTAGAAGACGACGACAACCGCATCAATGGCGATCTTTCATCTCTTCCTCAATTCCTCCATTAGATCTGACAGAAGACAACATTAACCAGGTTTTAACCGATGCTCGAGCTGAG TTTCCTCAGATATTTGATCCTTCAGTTAACATAACAG GGGAAGTTAGGTTAGTTGAGTTAGATGGACCTTTTGTAACGATTGGTCTTAAGGGTAGGTTTTGGCATACACGTGCAACTGTATTGGCTCGAATTGGGAACTATTTGAAGCAAAGAATACCT GAAATCATGGAAGTTGATATTGAAGATGAGAAGCAATTGGATGATAGTCCTGAGAATTTCTGA